In Methylacidiphilum infernorum V4, a single window of DNA contains:
- a CDS encoding Kdo hydroxylase family protein, whose translation MDTKTNEQPIIQFDAESWEAEFTQEIQDKAIEGLESGSVLFFPKLNFPLLTEELKFLDPTWVSGAKNISYDPRSATLKGVEGKSEDLRLLSGLLKRYAEKTAAFLHLLFPFYGSSLKIARTSFRPVEISGRATSARKDDTRLHVDAFPSSPTGGERILRVFSNINPQGKPRSWRIGEPFQNYLNHLLPQLSPPAPGKRFLLYLFGITKGYRSLYDHYMLELHDKGKLDLEYQKNSPQVAFDFPAGSTWIVFTDQVLHAVDKGQFLLEQTFHLKVNALKHPEKSPLKLLETALNKKLVSSESF comes from the coding sequence ATGGATACTAAAACCAACGAGCAACCTATCATTCAATTTGACGCAGAAAGTTGGGAGGCTGAGTTTACCCAGGAAATCCAGGATAAAGCGATTGAAGGGCTCGAAAGCGGTTCCGTTCTCTTTTTCCCAAAACTGAATTTTCCCCTGCTTACTGAGGAATTGAAGTTTCTTGATCCCACCTGGGTAAGTGGAGCAAAGAACATCAGCTATGATCCAAGGAGCGCCACCCTTAAAGGTGTAGAAGGAAAGTCTGAAGATCTCAGGTTGCTCAGCGGCCTGTTGAAACGTTACGCCGAGAAAACGGCTGCTTTTCTCCATCTGCTCTTTCCTTTTTACGGTTCTTCTTTAAAGATAGCCCGAACGAGCTTCCGGCCCGTGGAAATATCAGGTCGTGCGACATCAGCTCGAAAAGATGATACAAGACTCCATGTCGATGCTTTCCCTTCAAGCCCTACGGGTGGAGAAAGAATTTTAAGGGTTTTTTCTAACATAAACCCCCAAGGTAAACCAAGAAGCTGGAGAATAGGGGAACCTTTCCAAAACTATCTCAACCATCTCCTTCCCCAGTTGTCTCCTCCTGCACCGGGAAAGCGTTTTTTGCTCTATCTTTTTGGAATTACAAAAGGCTACAGAAGCCTATACGATCATTACATGCTTGAGTTGCACGATAAAGGCAAGCTTGACCTGGAATACCAGAAGAATTCTCCTCAGGTTGCTTTTGATTTCCCGGCAGGAAGTACATGGATTGTTTTCACAGACCAGGTCCTTCATGCTGTGGATAAAGGACAATTCCTCCTGGAACAAACTTTTCACCTTAAAGTAAATGCCTTGAAGCACCCGGAGAAATCGCCACTAAAGCTTCTTGAGACCGCTCTGAACAAAAAACTCGTTAGTTCTGAATCCTTCTAA
- the rpmB gene encoding 50S ribosomal protein L28, with protein MPRICPILDKRPTRGRKIIRKGKAKKKGGIGLHTTGNTPRLFLPNLRNKKVYVPELAKKVSLRISARALKTLMKKGTYTILKEKGLI; from the coding sequence ATGCCTAGAATCTGTCCCATTCTCGATAAGCGTCCTACTCGAGGCAGAAAAATAATTAGAAAAGGTAAGGCCAAGAAAAAGGGGGGCATCGGCTTACATACAACGGGAAACACTCCTCGGCTCTTTCTGCCTAACTTGAGAAACAAAAAAGTGTATGTTCCCGAATTAGCTAAAAAGGTCAGTTTAAGGATTTCTGCAAGGGCTTTAAAAACCTTGATGAAAAAAGGGACTTATACTATTCTAAAAGAAAAAGGTCTGATTTAA